From a single Vespa crabro chromosome 22, iyVesCrab1.2, whole genome shotgun sequence genomic region:
- the LOC124431734 gene encoding UDP-glucosyltransferase 2-like isoform X3 → MYPKVLSMIKKISIIIHIFVSKKNQYRNHRFQILRESFGDRRLTIPTSKLNQSKLSNIAGNNLCENLAHPKIQKLIRNPPKDPPYDVVLIEVFASHCFAIFGHLFNVPVIGVTTCSFYPWHNHIIGNPENLAILPNNLLNFKTPMNFWQRTYNFLHTFFYNIYFNHLTKYQDEQIRKYVGPNLPSVRQLEKNISMILVNSYFTMDGIRPLTQAYIEIGGLHVQDDGSKLSPELQKWLDESKDGFVYFSFGSMLKIESFPRKILNIFYKSFERISPVNILMKIPNPKELPPGLPKNVHTSPWIPQLKVLQHPNVKAFITHGGLMGTQEAISCGVPMIGIPIFADQFANVINYVKHNIAIKLDYENLSQDEMDAALNAILNNSTYREAARNVAQQFLDRPLKPIDTANYWIEYIVKYGWDALRSPAMDLNWWENDLLDVYTFLLLIIVIIIYITIRLIRIFLSIILSDSNINDSRMKKML, encoded by the exons ATGTATCCCAAAgttttatcgatgataaaaaagatatcaataataattcatatttttgtatcaaagaaaaatcaatatcgAAATCATCGATTCCAAATATTAAGGGAATCGTTTGGCGACAGACGACTCACTATACCAACCAGCAAGTTAAATCAGTCA AAGTTGTCAAACATAGCTGGTAATAATCTTTGTGAAAATTTGGCACATCCAAAAATTCAAAAACTAATTCGTAATCCTCCGAAGGATCCACCCTATGACGTCGTACTGATAGAG GTATTTGCTTCTCACTGTTTTGCTATATTCGGACACCTTTTCAATGTACCAGTGATCGGAGTCACTACTTGCAGTTTTTATCCATGGCACAATCATATTATCGGAAATCCCGAAAATTTAGCCATTCTAccgaataatttattgaacTTTAAGACTCCAATGAACTTTTGGCAACGAACGTACAACTTTCTACACACTTTCTTCTACAACATATACTTCAATCATTTGACCAAATATCAAGACGAACAAATAAGAAAGTACGTCGGTCCGAATTTACCGAGTGTGCGACAATTGGagaagaatatttccatgatTCTGGTGAACTCATATTTTACTATGGACGGAATTAGACCTTTAACGCAGGCCTACATAGAAATCGGTGGATTGCACGTTCAAGATGACGGCTCGAAATTATCACCT GAGCTACAGAAATGGTTGGACGAAAGTAAAGATGGTTTTGTCTATTTTTCGTTTGGTTCTATGCTCAAGATAGAATCATTTCCAAGAAAGATTCtcaatatattctataaatctTTCGAAAGGATATCGCCAGTAAATATTCTAATGAAGATTCCAAATCCCAAAGAGTTACCACCTGGTTTGCCAAAGAACGTTCACACTTCACCATGGATACCGCAATTGAAAGTTTTAC AACATCCAAACGTGAAGGCATTTATTACTCATGGTGGTCTTATGGGAACACAGGAGGCCATTTCATGCGGCGTTCCAATGATCGGAATACCTATTTTCGCCGACCAATTTGCAAATGTCATTAATTATGTGAAGCACAATATTGCAATAAAACTAGACTACGAAAATTTGTCACAAGATGAAATGGATGCTGCATTGAACGCAATCTTAAATAATTCCACATACAG ggAGGCCGCACGTAATGTTGCACAACAATTTTTGGATAGGCCATTGAAGCCAATCGACACCGCTAATTATTGGATTGAATATATCGTGAAATACGGATGGGACGCACTCCGTTCACCGGCCATGGACTTGAATTGGTGGGAAAACGATCTTTTAGACGTATATACATTCTTATTGTtgattatagttatcatcATTTACATAACAATTcgattaattagaatatttctgAGCATAATTTTATCTGActcaaatattaatgattcaCGCATGAAAAAGATGTTATAA
- the LOC124431734 gene encoding UDP-glucosyltransferase 2-like isoform X2 → MKTLLWIILCMSLCLTLSQGYRILGIFPYFGKSHFIMFENLMKGLIKKGHQVDKLSNIAGNNLCENLAHPKIQKLIRNPPKDPPYDVVLIEVFASHCFAIFGHLFNVPVIGVTTCSFYPWHNHIIGNPENLAILPNNLLNFKTPMNFWQRTYNFLHTFFYNIYFNHLTKYQDEQIRKYVGPNLPSVRQLEKNISMILVNSYFTMDGIRPLTQAYIEIGGLHVQDDGSKLSPELQKWLDESKDGFVYFSFGSMLKIESFPRKILNIFYKSFERISPVNILMKIPNPKELPPGLPKNVHTSPWIPQLKVLQHPNVKAFITHGGLMGTQEAISCGVPMIGIPIFADQFANVINYVKHNIAIKLDYENLSQDEMDAALNAILNNSTYREAARNVAQQFLDRPLKPIDTANYWIEYIVKYGWDALRSPAMDLNWWENDLLDVYTFLLLIIVIIIYITIRLIRIFLSIILSDSNINDSRMKKML, encoded by the exons ATGAAGACTTTACTAtggattatattatgtatgagTTTGTGTCTTACGTTATCCCAGGGATACAGAATCCTTGGAATTTTTCCATATTTCGGGAAAAGTCATTTTATCATGTTCGAAAATTTGATGAAAGGACTCATTAAGAAGGGTCATCAGGTCGAT AAGTTGTCAAACATAGCTGGTAATAATCTTTGTGAAAATTTGGCACATCCAAAAATTCAAAAACTAATTCGTAATCCTCCGAAGGATCCACCCTATGACGTCGTACTGATAGAG GTATTTGCTTCTCACTGTTTTGCTATATTCGGACACCTTTTCAATGTACCAGTGATCGGAGTCACTACTTGCAGTTTTTATCCATGGCACAATCATATTATCGGAAATCCCGAAAATTTAGCCATTCTAccgaataatttattgaacTTTAAGACTCCAATGAACTTTTGGCAACGAACGTACAACTTTCTACACACTTTCTTCTACAACATATACTTCAATCATTTGACCAAATATCAAGACGAACAAATAAGAAAGTACGTCGGTCCGAATTTACCGAGTGTGCGACAATTGGagaagaatatttccatgatTCTGGTGAACTCATATTTTACTATGGACGGAATTAGACCTTTAACGCAGGCCTACATAGAAATCGGTGGATTGCACGTTCAAGATGACGGCTCGAAATTATCACCT GAGCTACAGAAATGGTTGGACGAAAGTAAAGATGGTTTTGTCTATTTTTCGTTTGGTTCTATGCTCAAGATAGAATCATTTCCAAGAAAGATTCtcaatatattctataaatctTTCGAAAGGATATCGCCAGTAAATATTCTAATGAAGATTCCAAATCCCAAAGAGTTACCACCTGGTTTGCCAAAGAACGTTCACACTTCACCATGGATACCGCAATTGAAAGTTTTAC AACATCCAAACGTGAAGGCATTTATTACTCATGGTGGTCTTATGGGAACACAGGAGGCCATTTCATGCGGCGTTCCAATGATCGGAATACCTATTTTCGCCGACCAATTTGCAAATGTCATTAATTATGTGAAGCACAATATTGCAATAAAACTAGACTACGAAAATTTGTCACAAGATGAAATGGATGCTGCATTGAACGCAATCTTAAATAATTCCACATACAG ggAGGCCGCACGTAATGTTGCACAACAATTTTTGGATAGGCCATTGAAGCCAATCGACACCGCTAATTATTGGATTGAATATATCGTGAAATACGGATGGGACGCACTCCGTTCACCGGCCATGGACTTGAATTGGTGGGAAAACGATCTTTTAGACGTATATACATTCTTATTGTtgattatagttatcatcATTTACATAACAATTcgattaattagaatatttctgAGCATAATTTTATCTGActcaaatattaatgattcaCGCATGAAAAAGATGTTATAA
- the LOC124431734 gene encoding UDP-glucosyltransferase 2-like isoform X1: MKTLLWIILCMSLCLTLSQGYRILGIFPYFGKSHFIMFENLMKGLIKKGHQVDVISSYPLKKPFVNYTDLVVVPVEINVVNNISYKLANKLSILQKLSNIAGNNLCENLAHPKIQKLIRNPPKDPPYDVVLIEVFASHCFAIFGHLFNVPVIGVTTCSFYPWHNHIIGNPENLAILPNNLLNFKTPMNFWQRTYNFLHTFFYNIYFNHLTKYQDEQIRKYVGPNLPSVRQLEKNISMILVNSYFTMDGIRPLTQAYIEIGGLHVQDDGSKLSPELQKWLDESKDGFVYFSFGSMLKIESFPRKILNIFYKSFERISPVNILMKIPNPKELPPGLPKNVHTSPWIPQLKVLQHPNVKAFITHGGLMGTQEAISCGVPMIGIPIFADQFANVINYVKHNIAIKLDYENLSQDEMDAALNAILNNSTYREAARNVAQQFLDRPLKPIDTANYWIEYIVKYGWDALRSPAMDLNWWENDLLDVYTFLLLIIVIIIYITIRLIRIFLSIILSDSNINDSRMKKML, translated from the exons ATGAAGACTTTACTAtggattatattatgtatgagTTTGTGTCTTACGTTATCCCAGGGATACAGAATCCTTGGAATTTTTCCATATTTCGGGAAAAGTCATTTTATCATGTTCGAAAATTTGATGAAAGGACTCATTAAGAAGGGTCATCAGGTCGATGTAATTAGTTCATACCCATTGAAAAAACCGTTCGTTAATTATACCGATTTAGTTGTGGTGCCAGTGGAAATAAATGTTGTTAATAACATTTCGTACAAATTAGCAAATAAACTCTCCATTTTGCAGAAGTTGTCAAACATAGCTGGTAATAATCTTTGTGAAAATTTGGCACATCCAAAAATTCAAAAACTAATTCGTAATCCTCCGAAGGATCCACCCTATGACGTCGTACTGATAGAG GTATTTGCTTCTCACTGTTTTGCTATATTCGGACACCTTTTCAATGTACCAGTGATCGGAGTCACTACTTGCAGTTTTTATCCATGGCACAATCATATTATCGGAAATCCCGAAAATTTAGCCATTCTAccgaataatttattgaacTTTAAGACTCCAATGAACTTTTGGCAACGAACGTACAACTTTCTACACACTTTCTTCTACAACATATACTTCAATCATTTGACCAAATATCAAGACGAACAAATAAGAAAGTACGTCGGTCCGAATTTACCGAGTGTGCGACAATTGGagaagaatatttccatgatTCTGGTGAACTCATATTTTACTATGGACGGAATTAGACCTTTAACGCAGGCCTACATAGAAATCGGTGGATTGCACGTTCAAGATGACGGCTCGAAATTATCACCT GAGCTACAGAAATGGTTGGACGAAAGTAAAGATGGTTTTGTCTATTTTTCGTTTGGTTCTATGCTCAAGATAGAATCATTTCCAAGAAAGATTCtcaatatattctataaatctTTCGAAAGGATATCGCCAGTAAATATTCTAATGAAGATTCCAAATCCCAAAGAGTTACCACCTGGTTTGCCAAAGAACGTTCACACTTCACCATGGATACCGCAATTGAAAGTTTTAC AACATCCAAACGTGAAGGCATTTATTACTCATGGTGGTCTTATGGGAACACAGGAGGCCATTTCATGCGGCGTTCCAATGATCGGAATACCTATTTTCGCCGACCAATTTGCAAATGTCATTAATTATGTGAAGCACAATATTGCAATAAAACTAGACTACGAAAATTTGTCACAAGATGAAATGGATGCTGCATTGAACGCAATCTTAAATAATTCCACATACAG ggAGGCCGCACGTAATGTTGCACAACAATTTTTGGATAGGCCATTGAAGCCAATCGACACCGCTAATTATTGGATTGAATATATCGTGAAATACGGATGGGACGCACTCCGTTCACCGGCCATGGACTTGAATTGGTGGGAAAACGATCTTTTAGACGTATATACATTCTTATTGTtgattatagttatcatcATTTACATAACAATTcgattaattagaatatttctgAGCATAATTTTATCTGActcaaatattaatgattcaCGCATGAAAAAGATGTTATAA
- the LOC124431842 gene encoding uncharacterized protein LOC124431842 — protein MNVLRCIIIWMTLCLTYSKGYRILGIFPFQGKSHFVMFEALMKNLVNKGHQIDAITSFHLKKPFVNITELVVITPQMKLVNNISYEQMKTLLTGLPVQAISNIGGIEVCEHLGRPEIQKLIRNPPKNPPYDVILMEIFGAHCFAIFGHLFNVPVIGVSSSALYPWHNHIIGNPENLAILPNNLLNFKTPMNFWQRTYNLLHTAFNKIYFNHLTKYQDEQIRKYVGPNLPSVRQLEKNISMILVNSYFTINGIRPLTQAHIEVGGLHVQDDGSELSPELQKWLDESKDGFVYFSFGSMVKIESFPRNILDIFYKSFERISPVNILMKIPNPKELPPGLPKNVHTSPWIPQLKVLQHPNVMAFITHGGLMGTQEAISCGVPMIGIPLFADQFINIDNYVEKNIAIKLDCENLSQDAMDAALNAILYNSTYRETARIIGKKFSDRPLKPIDVANYWIDYIVKYGPDALRSPVIDLNWWEIALLDVYAFLILVTIFIVYITIRLIQILRNMVLSNANVNVSRVKKMSKSCRRKTKRKGEDRKKKKKYIRRKMKVLLCIIFWMDLCLMYCQGYRILGIFPYYAKSHFVMFETLMKGLAKNGHQVDVISPFPLKKPYVNYNDLIVIESQINTVNNVSYDIARKIFTVHAVSTISGNPVCEYLAHPEIQKLIHNPPKDPPYEVVLIEILGAHCLAIFGHLFNVPVIGISTCTLYPWHNHIIGNPENLAILPNNLLNFNNPMNFWQRTYNFLYTVLNKIYFNHLTKDQDEQIRKYVGPNLPSVRQLEKNISMILVNSYFTINGIRPLTQAHIEVGGLHVQDDGSELSPELQKWLDESKDGLVYFSFGSMVKIESFPRNILDIFYKSFERISPINILMKIPNPKELPPGLPKNVHILPWTPQLKVLQHPNAKAFITHGGLMGTQEAISCGVPMIGIPLFADQFSNVANYVKKNIAIKLDYENLSQDDMDAALNAILNNSTYRKAARNVAQQFLDRPLKPIDTANYWIEYIVKYGWDALRSPAMDLNWWENDLLDVYTFLLLIIVIIIYITIRLIRMFLSIILSNPNINVSRMKKML, from the exons atgaatgtgttacggtgtattattatttggaTGACATTGTGTCTGACGTATTCTAAGGGATATCGAATACTTGGAATTTTTCCATTTCAAGGAAAAAGTCATTTTGTCATGTTCGAAGCATTGATGAAGAATCTTGTTAATAAGGGTCATCAAATTGACGCGATCACTTcgtttcatttgaaaaagCCATTCGTTAATATTACAGAATTGGTTGTGATAACACCGCAAATGAAATTGGTCAATAATATATCGTACGAACAGATGAAGACGTTACTAACCGGTCTTCCGGTACAAGCGATTTCTAACATAGGTGGTATTGAAGTTTGTGAACATTTGGGACGTCCGgaaattcaaaaattaatacgaaatcCTCCGAAGAATCCACCGTACGATGTCATTTTGATGGAG ATTTTTGGTGCTCATTGTTTTGCCATATTCGGACATCTTTTCAACGTACCAGTGATCGGTGTCAGTTCGTCTGCTCTTTATCCATGGCACAATCATATTATCGGAAATCCCGAAAATTTAGCCATTCTAccgaataatttattgaacTTTAAGACTCCAATGAACTTTTGGCAACGAACGTATAACTTGCTACACACTGCCTTCAACAAAATATACTTCAATCATTTGACCAAATATCAAGATGAACAAATAAGAAAGTACGTCGGTCCGAATTTACCGAGTGTGCGACAATTggaaaagaatatttccatgatTCTGGTGAACTCATATTTCACTATAAATGGAATTAGACCATTAACGCAGGCCCACATAGAAGTCGGTGGATTGCATGTTCAAGATGATGGCTCGGAATTATCACCT GAGCTACAGAAATGGTTGGACGAAAGTAAAGATGGTTTTGTCTATTTTTCGTTTGGTTCAATGGTCAAGATCGAATCATTTCCAAGAAATATTCTcgatatattctataaatctTTCGAAAGGATATCGCCAGTAAATATTCTAATGAAGATTCCAAATCCCAAAGAGTTACCACCTGGTTTGCCAAAGAACGTTCACACTTCACCATGGATACCGCAATTGAAAGTTTTAC aacaTCCAAACGTGATGGCATTTATTACTCATGGTGGTCTTATGGGAACACAGGAGGCCATTTCCTGCGGCGTTCCAATGATCGGAATACCTTTATTCGCCgatcaatttataaatatcgataactaTGTGGAAAAGAATATTGCAATAAAATTGGATTGCGAAAATTTGTCGCAAGATGCTATGGATGCCGCATTGAACGCCATCTTGTATAATTCCACTTACAG ggAGACGGCACGTATaataggaaagaaattttCGGATAGGCCATTGAAACCAATCGACGTAGCTAATTATTGGATTGATTATATCGTGAAATATGGACCGGATGCGCTTCGTTCACCGGTCATAGATTTAAATTGGTGGGAAATAGCTCTTTTAGATGTATATGCatttctaattcttgttacAATTTTCATCGTTTACATAACAATTCGTTTAATTCAAATACTTCGGAACATGGTTTTATCTAACGCAAATGTCAATGTTTCACGCGTAAAGAAAATGTCA aagagctgcagaaggaaaacgaaaaggaaaggagaagacaggaagaaaaagaaaaaatatattcgaagaaaaatgaaagtgtTACTATGCATTATATTTTGGATGGATTTATGTTTAATGTATTGTCAGGGATATAGAAttcttggaatatttccatactATGCAAAAAGTCATTTTGTCATGTTCGAAACATTGATGAAAGGACTAGCTAAGAATGGGCATCAGGTCGATGTCATTAGTCCGTTTCCATTGAAAAAGCCATAcgttaattataacgatttaatTGTGATAGAATCGCAAATAAATACAGTCAATAATGTATCGTACGATATCGCAAGGAAAATCTTCACAGTACATGCGGTGTCAACCATAAGTGGTAATCCCGTTTGTGAATATCTGGCACATCCAGAAATACAAAAACTAATCCACAATCCTCCGAAGGATCCACCCTATGAAGTCGTACTAATAGAg ATTCTTGGTGCTCATTGTTTAGCCATATTCGGACATCTTTTCAACGTACCAGTGATCGGTATCAGTACGTGTACTCTTTATCCATGGCACAATCATATTATCGGAAATCCCGAAAATTTAGCCATTCTTccgaataatttattgaacTTTAACAATCCAATGAACTTTTGGCAACGAACGTACAACTTTCTATACACTGTCttaaacaaaatatacttCAATCATTTGACCAAAGATCAAGATGAACAAATAAGAAAGTACGTCGGTCCGAATTTACCGAGTGTGCGACAATTggaaaagaatatttccatgatTCTGGTGAACTCATATTTCACTATAAATGGAATTAGACCATTAACGCAGGCCCACATAGAAGTCGGTGGATTGCATGTTCAAGATGACGGCTCGGAATTATCACCT GAGCTACAGAAATGGTTGGACGAAAGTAAAGATGGTTTGGTCTATTTTTCGTTTGGTTCAATGGTCAAGATCGAATCATTTCCAAGAAATATTCTcgatatattctataaatctttcgaaaggatatcgccaataaatattctaatgaAGATTCCAAATCCCAAAGAGTTACCACCTGGTTTGCCAAAGAACGTTCACATTTTGCCGTGGACACCGCAATTGAAAGTTTTAC aacaTCCGAATGCGAAGGCGTTTATTACTCACGGTGGTCTTATGGGAACACAGGAGGCCATTTCTTGCGGCGTTCCAATGATCGGAATACCTTTATTCGCCGATCAATTTTCAAATGTCGCTAATTATGTTAAGAAGAACATCGCAATAAAACTAGACTATGAAAATTTATCGCAAGATGATATGGACGCGGCATTGAACGCaatcttaaataattctaCATACAG gaAGGCCGCACGTAATGTTGCACAACAATTTTTGGATAGGCCATTGAAGCCAATCGACACCGCTAATTATTGGATTGAATATATCGTGAAATACGGATGGGACGCACTCCGTTCACCGGCCATGGACTTGAATTGGTGGGAAAACGATCTTTTAGACGTATATACATTCTTATTGTtgattatagttatcatcATTTACATAACAATTCGATTAATTAGAATGTTTCTCagtataattttatctaacCCAAATATTAACGTTTCACGCATGAAGAAAATGTTATAA